One Malania oleifera isolate guangnan ecotype guangnan chromosome 9, ASM2987363v1, whole genome shotgun sequence DNA segment encodes these proteins:
- the LOC131165005 gene encoding uncharacterized protein LOC131165005: MGKYVEILDAGVRIAARFHSHCPQTARMYYHPPPPATSDDAHHHLQHSHGGSSSGTGAGEVGFFCGPKGVLGLNAGDDFFLYSGV, from the coding sequence ATGGGGAAGTACGTGGAGATATTGGACGCAGGGGTGAGGATCGCCGCCAGGTTCCATTCCCACTGCCCCCAGACGGCGCGGATGTACTACCACCCTCCGCCGCCGGCCACCTCCGACGATGCCCACCACCACCTCCAGCACTCCCACGGCGGCTCCTCCTCCGGCACTGGCGCCGGCGAAGTGGGGTTCTTCTGCGGCCCAAAGGGCGTTCTGGGTCTCAACGCCGGCGACGATTTCTTTCTCTATTCTGGTGTttga